One stretch of Deltaproteobacteria bacterium DNA includes these proteins:
- a CDS encoding CapA family protein: MKMGIAWNKLARLPLIVLAVFILEAGDCRCGEILQVAAVGDIMTGNTFPEPFLPPDDGRGLFDAVKGAWSDSDIVFGNLEGPMIDGGISAKCEGRTNCYAFRMPTRYAAHLAGAGFTALGIINNHSYDFGPEGMASTLASLRAAGISPVGGRDTATRIVKGKRIALVGFAYPTPSTMESRYFHSVTDIPKAKKVVSGLARENDIVIVSFHGGAEGRSARRVPKKPEIFLEEERGDVHAFAHAVIDAGADLVVGHGPHVLRAVELYKDRLIAYSLGNFLTYGWFNIKGVNGITVVLKAGLDPKTGAFVSGQLVSVKQVDRGLARMDPENAGAAIIRELSASDFPGSGLVIQPDGTITTKK; the protein is encoded by the coding sequence ATGAAAATGGGCATCGCGTGGAATAAACTCGCACGGCTGCCACTGATCGTCCTGGCGGTCTTTATCCTGGAAGCCGGGGATTGCCGGTGCGGCGAGATTCTCCAGGTCGCGGCGGTGGGCGACATCATGACCGGAAACACCTTTCCCGAACCCTTTCTGCCGCCTGACGACGGCAGGGGGCTTTTCGACGCGGTGAAGGGCGCATGGTCCGACAGCGACATCGTCTTCGGCAACCTGGAAGGCCCCATGATCGACGGAGGGATTTCGGCCAAGTGCGAGGGCAGGACGAACTGCTACGCCTTCAGGATGCCTACACGCTACGCCGCCCATCTTGCCGGGGCGGGGTTCACAGCCCTGGGGATCATAAACAACCACTCCTACGACTTCGGACCCGAAGGCATGGCCTCCACCCTGGCAAGCCTCAGGGCCGCAGGCATATCCCCGGTAGGCGGGCGCGATACCGCCACAAGAATCGTCAAGGGAAAACGCATCGCCCTGGTTGGCTTCGCCTATCCAACCCCATCCACAATGGAATCGCGCTATTTCCATTCCGTGACGGACATCCCGAAGGCGAAAAAGGTGGTTTCGGGCCTTGCCAGGGAAAACGATATCGTGATCGTGTCCTTTCATGGCGGGGCAGAGGGTAGAAGCGCCCGGCGCGTGCCGAAAAAGCCGGAAATCTTCCTGGAGGAGGAGAGGGGGGACGTCCACGCCTTCGCCCACGCCGTGATAGACGCCGGGGCGGACCTGGTGGTGGGCCACGGCCCCCACGTTTTAAGGGCCGTGGAACTGTACAAGGACCGGCTCATCGCTTACAGCCTGGGCAACTTTCTCACCTACGGATGGTTCAACATAAAGGGTGTCAACGGCATTACTGTTGTCCTCAAGGCCGGGCTTGATCCGAAAACCGGGGCCTTTGTTTCGGGGCAGCTGGTTTCGGTGAAACAGGTGGACCGGGGGCTTGCCCGCATGGATCCGGAAAACGCCGGAGCCGCCATCATAAGGGAACTTTCCGCTTCTGACTTTCCGGGCTCCGGCCTTGTGATCCAGCCCGACGGGACCATTACAACGAAAAAGTGA